A part of Halobacillus shinanisalinarum genomic DNA contains:
- the spoIIAA gene encoding anti-sigma F factor antagonist: protein MSLHVDFIVKENVLLVRMAGELDHHEAIGLREEWQAQLAQNNVGNVIVNLEKLSFMDSSGLGVMLGRYKEIQASGSEMVICSISPEVRRLFDLSGMFKIVKLVDNEDFALQMLGVAS, encoded by the coding sequence TTGAGTCTTCATGTAGATTTTATTGTAAAAGAAAACGTACTGCTAGTCCGTATGGCTGGAGAATTGGATCATCACGAGGCAATTGGACTTCGTGAAGAATGGCAGGCACAGCTTGCACAGAACAATGTAGGTAATGTCATCGTTAATTTAGAGAAATTATCTTTCATGGACAGTTCAGGTCTGGGTGTGATGCTTGGACGTTATAAAGAAATTCAGGCATCAGGAAGTGAAATGGTTATTTGCTCCATCTCACCAGAAGTACGAAGATTGTTTGATCTTTCAGGGATGTTTAAGATTGTCAAGTTAGTTGACAATGAAGATTTCGCTCTGCAAATGTTGGGGGTGGCTTCATGA
- a CDS encoding D-alanyl-D-alanine carboxypeptidase family protein — MKRLLSLLVAITVLGMLYTPTSIHAEETAEELVKSAPSAILMEKNSGMTLYDKQADKKLPPASMTKIMTLLLIMEELEKGNISLDEKVRVSEHAASMGGSQIFLDEGEEMTVKDLLKGIAIASGNDASVAMAERIAGSESAFVKMMNEKVKSLGLKNTHFENPTGLPAEGHYSTAKDMAVMARELLLHEDITNYTSIYEDYLRKGQDNEFWLVNTNKLIKSYPGVDGLKTGYTNKAKYCLTASAKKGDLHMIAVVMGAESPKKRNADVTSMLDYGFSQYEGVQLYSKNDVLHSVKTTRGTPKVLPLAPEKDVVVLKKKNQPKGQYKATLKVRKSLDLPVKKGDHFGWIVITNNGQEVTKVRIEATKPIERANLIELFERSFRNLTSFQKF; from the coding sequence ATGAAACGATTACTCAGCTTACTAGTAGCCATCACTGTTTTGGGAATGCTCTATACGCCCACATCCATACATGCAGAGGAAACAGCTGAAGAGCTAGTGAAATCAGCACCGTCTGCCATTCTCATGGAGAAAAATAGTGGCATGACGTTATACGATAAACAAGCAGACAAAAAGCTTCCACCAGCAAGCATGACGAAAATTATGACTCTTTTACTTATTATGGAAGAGTTAGAGAAGGGAAATATTTCGTTAGATGAAAAAGTCCGAGTCAGTGAACATGCAGCTTCTATGGGAGGGTCACAAATTTTCCTGGATGAAGGCGAAGAGATGACAGTTAAAGATCTCCTCAAAGGGATTGCTATTGCGTCAGGAAATGATGCGAGTGTGGCGATGGCTGAGAGGATTGCCGGAAGCGAAAGTGCTTTTGTCAAAATGATGAATGAAAAAGTGAAAAGTTTAGGTTTAAAAAATACTCATTTTGAAAATCCTACAGGTCTTCCAGCAGAGGGGCATTATAGCACAGCCAAAGATATGGCGGTAATGGCCCGAGAGCTATTGCTTCATGAAGATATTACCAACTATACGAGCATCTATGAGGACTATTTAAGAAAAGGACAGGATAATGAGTTCTGGCTTGTCAATACAAATAAGCTTATAAAATCATATCCTGGAGTGGATGGGTTAAAAACAGGTTACACCAACAAAGCGAAGTATTGCTTAACAGCTTCTGCCAAAAAAGGTGACCTTCATATGATTGCTGTTGTGATGGGAGCCGAAAGTCCAAAGAAAAGAAATGCTGACGTAACCAGTATGCTTGATTATGGATTTAGTCAATATGAAGGCGTCCAACTCTATTCTAAGAATGATGTGCTTCATTCGGTGAAAACAACGCGTGGAACGCCTAAAGTATTACCTTTAGCACCAGAAAAAGACGTAGTCGTATTAAAGAAAAAGAATCAACCAAAAGGCCAGTATAAGGCAACACTTAAAGTTCGCAAATCCTTGGATTTACCAGTGAAAAAAGGTGATCACTTTGGCTGGATTGTTATAACCAATAATGGACAGGAAGTGACGAAGGTTCGGATTGAGGCAACGAAGCCGATTGAACGAGCGAACCTAATTGAATTATTCGAACGCTCATTTAGAAATTTGACGAGTTTTCAGAAGTTTTAG
- a CDS encoding pyrimidine-nucleoside phosphorylase yields the protein MRMYDIIVKKRDGGELTKQEIGFFIEGYTKGDIPDYQAAALTMAIYFQGMTQEETATLTQAMVDSGETIDLSAIKGHKVDKHSTGGVGDKITFIVGPLVASVGVPVAKMSGRGLGHTGGTLDKLESIKDLEIEMEKDQFIKNVNEHKLAVAGQTGNLAPADKKLYALRDVIGTVDSLPLIAGSIMSKKLASGADSIVLDVKTGSGAFMKTLEDSEALAREMVNIGNNLGRNTVAVISDMNQPLGFEVGNANEIKEAAEILQGKKVEDLRKLSLELASHMAVLAEVFANYEDAYQTLEQNLENGKAFAAFRDFIQAQHGDISMIDDLSRLPSAAHDVEVKTEQDGFVSEIDAELIGVAAMYLGAGRATKDDQINHGVGITLNKKIGDEVKAGEALVVLHSDEEHPDTSIEKVKQAYTICSNKVDAPTLIHKVIK from the coding sequence ATGAGAATGTACGACATTATCGTAAAAAAAAGAGACGGCGGCGAATTAACGAAACAGGAAATTGGTTTTTTTATTGAAGGATACACCAAAGGAGACATCCCTGATTACCAGGCTGCTGCGTTAACAATGGCGATTTACTTTCAAGGCATGACACAAGAAGAGACAGCGACTTTAACACAGGCTATGGTGGATTCAGGAGAAACCATTGACCTTTCTGCTATCAAAGGTCACAAAGTCGATAAGCACTCTACTGGCGGGGTAGGGGATAAAATAACTTTTATTGTAGGGCCACTCGTCGCATCAGTAGGGGTCCCCGTAGCTAAGATGTCAGGACGGGGGCTAGGGCATACGGGGGGGACACTTGATAAACTGGAGTCCATCAAAGACCTTGAGATTGAGATGGAAAAGGATCAGTTCATCAAGAATGTCAACGAACATAAATTGGCCGTAGCTGGACAAACAGGAAATCTGGCGCCTGCAGATAAGAAATTATATGCACTAAGGGACGTCATAGGGACCGTCGACTCACTCCCACTCATCGCCGGATCAATCATGAGTAAGAAACTTGCTTCAGGTGCTGATAGCATTGTTCTTGATGTCAAAACAGGTAGTGGCGCCTTCATGAAAACATTAGAGGATTCAGAGGCACTGGCACGAGAAATGGTGAATATCGGTAACAACCTCGGTCGAAACACAGTGGCGGTTATAAGTGATATGAACCAACCATTAGGATTTGAAGTTGGAAACGCTAACGAAATTAAAGAGGCAGCTGAAATTCTGCAAGGAAAAAAGGTAGAGGATCTTAGAAAGCTATCGCTTGAACTTGCCTCGCATATGGCCGTATTAGCTGAAGTATTTGCAAACTATGAAGATGCGTACCAAACCTTAGAACAAAACCTTGAAAATGGCAAGGCCTTTGCTGCTTTCCGTGATTTCATCCAAGCACAGCATGGAGATATCTCCATGATCGACGATTTAAGTCGATTGCCATCTGCGGCACATGATGTAGAGGTGAAAACGGAGCAGGATGGTTTTGTTTCTGAAATTGATGCAGAATTGATTGGTGTAGCTGCGATGTATCTTGGCGCGGGTCGTGCAACGAAAGATGACCAAATCAACCATGGTGTCGGGATTACATTGAATAAGAAAATCGGTGACGAAGTAAAAGCAGGAGAGGCGTTAGTCGTTCTTCATAGTGATGAGGAGCACCCTGACACATCCATCGAAAAGGTGAAGCAGGCTTATACAATATGTAGTAATAAAGTTGATGCCCCAACATTAATTCACAAAGTAATTAAATAG
- a CDS encoding purine-nucleoside phosphorylase has protein sequence MKNYNQEAAAFIQEKLSAQPTVGLILGSGLGVLADEIENPVMISYKDIPHFPESTVSGHKGQLVIGQLEGRQVIAMQGRFHYYEGYDMKQVTFPVRVMKEMGVETLFVTNAAGGVNESFEAGDLMVITDHINNMGDSPLLGMNDEDLGPRFPDMSEAYDRALLHHAEQSAERLGLKIQKGVYVGNTGPAYETAAEVRMIRTLGGDAVGMSTVPEVIVANHMGIRVLGISCISNMAAGILDQPLTHDEVIETTARVREDFLGFVKDLLKTLPA, from the coding sequence ATGAAAAATTACAATCAAGAAGCAGCAGCATTTATTCAAGAAAAATTATCTGCTCAGCCTACTGTAGGATTAATCCTTGGATCAGGTTTAGGTGTGCTTGCTGATGAAATCGAAAATCCAGTAATGATCAGCTATAAAGATATCCCGCACTTCCCTGAATCGACCGTATCAGGCCATAAAGGCCAGCTAGTAATCGGTCAGCTTGAGGGTCGTCAAGTAATCGCTATGCAAGGACGGTTTCACTATTATGAGGGATATGACATGAAACAGGTAACATTCCCGGTTCGCGTTATGAAAGAAATGGGGGTCGAAACCTTATTTGTGACTAATGCAGCTGGGGGTGTTAACGAATCCTTTGAGGCTGGGGACTTAATGGTAATTACAGACCATATCAACAACATGGGGGATAGTCCTTTGCTGGGAATGAATGATGAAGACCTCGGCCCACGTTTCCCTGATATGTCTGAAGCATACGATCGTGCTCTACTTCATCATGCAGAACAAAGTGCTGAACGGTTAGGTTTGAAGATACAAAAAGGTGTCTACGTCGGGAACACTGGACCTGCATACGAAACAGCAGCGGAAGTTCGGATGATTCGAACGCTTGGAGGCGACGCAGTCGGGATGTCGACGGTTCCTGAAGTTATTGTAGCGAACCATATGGGAATTCGCGTTTTAGGTATTTCCTGTATTTCAAATATGGCTGCCGGTATTTTGGATCAGCCTCTGACTCATGATGAAGTAATTGAAACTACTGCCCGAGTGAGAGAAGATTTTCTAGGGTTTGTTAAAGATTTATTAAAAACATTACCAGCATAG
- the deoB gene encoding phosphopentomutase, which yields MKSFKRVFLIVMDSVGIGEAPDAEKFNDKGAHTLGHIAEHMNGLSMSNMEKLGLGNIRPVQGIEKVAHPKAHYTTMVEASNGKDTMTGHWEIMGLYIDKPFRTFPDGFPDELLNKIKEKTGRGIVGNEPASGTEIIKDLGQHHMETGDLIVYTSADSVLQIAAHEEVVPPEELYEICEYARELTKDEKYMVGRIIARPFIGKPGEFERTSNRHDYALKPFGRTVMNHMADADFDVIALGKISDIYDGEGVTEAIRTKHNMDGMDQMVASMNKDFNGLNFLNLVDFDAKFGHRRDPQGYGEALEAYDKRLPEVLSKLNDDDLLIITADHGNDPIHHGTDHTRELVPLVVYHNGIKEGIELDQRQTFADIGATIAENFSVEVPEYGKSFLNKIQ from the coding sequence ATGAAATCATTTAAAAGGGTATTTTTAATTGTTATGGATTCAGTCGGAATTGGGGAAGCACCAGATGCTGAAAAATTTAATGACAAAGGCGCTCATACACTTGGGCATATTGCTGAGCATATGAATGGTCTTTCCATGTCGAATATGGAAAAACTGGGATTAGGAAACATTCGCCCAGTTCAAGGGATTGAGAAGGTTGCTCATCCTAAAGCTCACTATACGACAATGGTCGAAGCCTCCAATGGAAAGGATACAATGACTGGGCACTGGGAAATTATGGGTTTATATATTGATAAGCCTTTTCGTACTTTTCCCGATGGATTTCCTGATGAACTGTTAAATAAAATAAAAGAAAAAACAGGTCGCGGGATTGTAGGGAATGAACCAGCATCCGGAACAGAAATTATTAAAGACTTAGGGCAACATCATATGGAGACAGGCGACCTTATTGTTTACACATCAGCAGACTCTGTGTTGCAAATTGCTGCTCATGAGGAAGTCGTCCCTCCCGAAGAGCTGTATGAGATTTGTGAATATGCACGGGAGTTAACAAAAGATGAAAAGTATATGGTGGGTCGTATCATCGCCCGTCCATTCATCGGAAAGCCCGGCGAGTTTGAAAGAACATCTAATCGTCATGATTATGCATTGAAGCCATTTGGAAGAACGGTGATGAATCATATGGCGGACGCTGACTTTGACGTTATTGCGTTAGGGAAAATTTCAGATATTTATGATGGGGAGGGTGTGACAGAAGCGATTCGTACGAAGCACAATATGGATGGGATGGATCAAATGGTAGCGTCAATGAATAAAGATTTTAATGGGCTAAACTTTTTGAATCTTGTAGATTTTGATGCTAAATTCGGACATCGTCGTGACCCGCAAGGCTATGGCGAAGCACTTGAAGCTTATGACAAGCGATTGCCGGAAGTGTTAAGTAAACTAAATGATGATGACTTATTGATTATTACTGCTGACCATGGCAATGATCCCATTCATCATGGTACAGACCACACGAGAGAACTTGTACCACTTGTCGTTTATCATAATGGAATAAAAGAAGGAATCGAACTGGATCAGCGGCAAACGTTTGCTGATATTGGTGCAACCATCGCTGAGAACTTTTCTGTGGAAGTGCCAGAGTACGGCAAAAGTTTCTTAAATAAAATTCAATAG
- the xerD gene encoding site-specific tyrosine recombinase XerD: MKFALEDFFHFLTVERGLSSNTIQSYQRDLLQYQSFLQTKESISDWDHVTRAHIMKYLYELNDKGRSAATLARLLSSIRLFHQFLVREKVTNHDPSLHIETPKKERKLPKVLSSEDVDKLLNVKANGALKARNKAMLEMLYATGLRVTELITLKVSDLHLTMGFVRCMGKGSKERIIPLGDLAKEAVEVYLDGSRAKLVKQKKTDELFVNHHGHPLSRQGFWKILKAVAIEAGVTKEITPHTLRHSFATHLLENGADLRAVQEMLGHADISTTQIYTHVSKARLKDVYRSYHPRA; this comes from the coding sequence ATGAAATTTGCTTTGGAAGATTTCTTTCACTTTTTAACAGTTGAACGAGGGTTATCCTCAAATACAATACAGTCTTATCAGCGGGATTTACTTCAATATCAAAGCTTCTTGCAAACGAAAGAAAGTATAAGCGACTGGGATCATGTTACGCGTGCCCATATCATGAAATACTTATACGAACTGAATGATAAAGGAAGATCAGCAGCCACGCTTGCTCGGTTACTTTCTTCTATTCGTTTATTTCACCAGTTCTTGGTTCGTGAAAAGGTGACAAATCATGATCCAAGCCTACATATAGAGACTCCAAAAAAAGAACGTAAACTTCCTAAGGTGTTGTCTTCAGAAGATGTAGACAAGCTGTTAAATGTGAAAGCAAACGGCGCTTTGAAGGCAAGAAATAAAGCCATGCTTGAGATGCTTTATGCAACAGGGTTGCGCGTTACAGAGCTGATTACATTAAAGGTAAGTGATCTGCATTTAACAATGGGATTTGTACGTTGTATGGGGAAAGGGTCCAAAGAACGAATTATTCCACTTGGCGATCTAGCGAAAGAGGCAGTAGAAGTCTACTTGGATGGATCACGAGCGAAACTGGTTAAACAGAAAAAAACAGATGAACTATTCGTCAATCATCATGGCCATCCACTGTCAAGACAGGGTTTTTGGAAGATACTGAAAGCGGTTGCTATTGAAGCAGGGGTCACAAAAGAAATTACACCACATACGCTGAGACACTCTTTTGCGACTCATTTATTAGAAAATGGAGCAGATTTGAGAGCCGTACAAGAGATGCTTGGTCATGCTGATATTTCCACTACTCAAATTTATACACACGTGTCAAAAGCTCGACTCAAAGATGTTTATCGCTCGTATCATCCACGAGCGTAA
- a CDS encoding YqzK family protein, whose amino-acid sequence MSKIKQSLQDLVKVLIVFTLCTCVFYAALQMIHQEYERQHRYDPPDGAAVKVVSPVESEWTDRLSIFFRLGE is encoded by the coding sequence ATGTCTAAGATCAAGCAAAGTCTACAAGACTTAGTAAAGGTTCTTATTGTATTTACTTTATGTACATGCGTTTTTTATGCAGCCTTACAAATGATTCATCAAGAATATGAGAGACAGCATCGTTATGATCCTCCAGATGGAGCTGCAGTTAAAGTTGTAAGCCCGGTAGAGTCAGAGTGGACGGATCGTCTTTCGATTTTCTTTCGATTAGGAGAGTAA
- the fur gene encoding ferric iron uptake transcriptional regulator, protein MEHRIERIKKQLHSQSYKLTPQREATVRVLLENEEDHLSAEDVYLLVKEKAPEIGLATVYRTLELLSELKVVDKINFGDGVSRYDLRKEGAEHFHHHLVCIECGSVEEIEEDLLGDVEKMIEGQWDFQVKDHRLTFHGICRVCKKAAVTTNSTS, encoded by the coding sequence ATGGAGCATCGCATTGAACGGATTAAGAAGCAACTACATTCCCAAAGTTATAAGTTAACACCACAACGTGAAGCAACAGTGAGAGTACTTTTAGAAAATGAAGAAGACCATTTAAGTGCCGAAGACGTTTACCTCCTCGTAAAAGAGAAAGCGCCTGAGATCGGTCTTGCAACAGTATATCGTACTCTAGAATTACTATCAGAGCTAAAAGTTGTGGATAAAATAAACTTTGGTGATGGGGTATCACGTTACGACCTTCGTAAAGAGGGGGCAGAGCATTTTCACCATCATCTCGTATGTATTGAATGTGGGTCGGTCGAAGAAATAGAGGAAGACCTATTGGGTGATGTAGAGAAAATGATAGAAGGACAATGGGATTTTCAAGTCAAAGACCATCGTTTAACCTTCCACGGAATCTGCCGTGTATGTAAAAAGGCAGCCGTAACCACAAACAGTACTTCGTAG
- the spoIIM gene encoding stage II sporulation protein M, with the protein MQQGVKMVRKDVHNHMSIFVFIFVLFIMGMIFGAVIVNSMNFVQKQDLFFYLEQFFQQIVGVEGQAKTTLLKDSILYHIKYMLLLFLLGISIVGMPIITVLLFIKGLVVGFSVGFLVNQMGWYGLLLSSASIAPQNLLVIPVYLIAGALALIFSLTLCKQLFIRRVHQPIIQAFGRYSAMFGILLLVLMGASVVEVFIANPIFEVVIQWIYK; encoded by the coding sequence ATGCAACAGGGCGTAAAAATGGTGAGGAAAGACGTTCACAACCATATGAGCATATTTGTGTTTATTTTCGTATTATTCATTATGGGAATGATCTTTGGTGCTGTGATCGTTAACAGTATGAATTTTGTTCAAAAGCAAGATCTGTTCTTCTATCTAGAGCAATTCTTTCAGCAAATTGTAGGAGTGGAAGGACAAGCGAAGACGACCTTGTTGAAGGATAGCATTCTCTATCATATTAAATATATGCTGTTACTGTTTTTACTGGGAATATCAATTGTCGGTATGCCAATTATCACTGTTCTATTGTTTATTAAAGGGCTTGTCGTGGGCTTCTCTGTAGGGTTCCTCGTCAATCAAATGGGCTGGTACGGATTACTATTGTCCTCAGCTTCTATTGCCCCACAAAATTTATTAGTTATTCCTGTTTATTTAATCGCGGGGGCATTAGCACTGATTTTCTCTTTAACACTGTGTAAACAGCTATTTATCCGACGCGTACATCAGCCTATTATTCAAGCTTTTGGCCGCTATAGCGCCATGTTCGGCATTCTTTTGCTTGTATTGATGGGTGCCTCTGTAGTGGAAGTATTTATTGCTAATCCCATATTTGAAGTTGTTATTCAATGGATTTATAAATAA
- a CDS encoding endonuclease Q family protein, which produces MSSYFVDLHVHVGSDWYGKPVKITGSKSLTITAILEQASRRKGLDIVGVIDAHVPAVQEELIYLVEHGGAKELAEGGVRFEDTVLLLGSEIEIYDAASSGPIHVLCYFPTIEKMKAFTEWLAHKMTNINLSSQRFYGTGRELQGYVHEHGGWFIPAHVFTPFKSMYGKGVKTSLREVFDADRIDAVELGLSSDTEMADQIEELHHYPFLTNSDAHSAIRLAREYQLVDLNHASFLEFGKALKQTGGRGVRKNFGMNPKLGKYHRTVCAVCFHPGSPSDRTCKACGSKKMVKGVADRIEELISASLAPQRPDYIYQVPLDYLPGVGHKTYEKILEAFGTEMAIIHEINYQDMIEVVPKNVAAAIVSMREGELEIIEGGGGVYGKIQPKLS; this is translated from the coding sequence ATCAGCTCGTATTTCGTCGACCTGCATGTGCATGTAGGAAGTGATTGGTATGGGAAACCTGTTAAGATTACCGGCTCAAAGTCATTAACGATTACAGCCATTTTGGAACAGGCGAGTCGTCGGAAGGGATTAGACATTGTCGGCGTCATTGATGCCCATGTTCCGGCTGTGCAAGAAGAGCTGATCTATTTGGTAGAGCACGGCGGGGCCAAAGAACTTGCAGAGGGAGGCGTTCGCTTTGAAGACACTGTCCTTCTCCTCGGTTCAGAGATTGAAATTTATGATGCGGCATCTAGCGGGCCAATCCATGTTCTTTGTTATTTTCCAACCATAGAGAAAATGAAGGCATTCACAGAATGGCTAGCACATAAAATGACCAACATCAACTTAAGTTCCCAAAGGTTTTACGGAACAGGACGAGAACTGCAAGGGTATGTTCATGAGCATGGTGGCTGGTTTATTCCTGCCCATGTGTTTACCCCGTTTAAGAGCATGTACGGAAAAGGTGTTAAAACAAGTTTGCGGGAGGTGTTTGATGCGGATCGCATTGACGCAGTTGAACTTGGGTTAAGTTCAGACACAGAGATGGCCGATCAAATTGAAGAACTTCATCATTATCCTTTTCTAACGAATTCAGATGCTCACTCGGCGATCAGGCTGGCACGAGAATATCAACTCGTTGATTTGAATCATGCCTCCTTTTTAGAGTTTGGAAAAGCATTGAAGCAAACGGGGGGAAGAGGTGTTAGGAAAAATTTCGGGATGAATCCTAAGCTGGGTAAATACCATAGAACCGTTTGCGCTGTCTGCTTTCATCCAGGTTCACCGTCAGACCGAACGTGTAAAGCTTGCGGCTCGAAGAAGATGGTTAAGGGTGTAGCGGATCGAATTGAAGAATTGATCAGTGCTTCATTAGCTCCACAGCGACCTGATTACATTTACCAGGTGCCTTTAGACTATCTTCCAGGCGTAGGACATAAAACGTATGAGAAGATACTGGAAGCCTTTGGTACAGAAATGGCTATCATCCATGAGATAAATTACCAGGATATGATAGAGGTCGTACCCAAAAATGTAGCTGCTGCTATTGTGAGCATGAGAGAAGGCGAGCTTGAGATTATAGAAGGCGGAGGAGGAGTGTACGGAAAGATACAGCCAAAACTCTCGTAA
- a CDS encoding NUDIX hydrolase, protein MNKFEEKTINTEVIYKGKIVQLQIDSVTLPDGQTSKRELIKHPGAVAVIALTDEGKIVFVEQYRKALEKSILEIPAGKLEEGEKPEITALRELEEETGYTTDQLKLITSFYTSPGFADELVHLYFTDRVKPLEKAVDMDEDEFVEVRELTLEEAEQLSVEQRIHDAKTAYALLYLKLREENR, encoded by the coding sequence TTGAATAAATTTGAAGAAAAAACAATTAATACAGAAGTCATATATAAAGGTAAGATTGTCCAGCTGCAGATAGACAGTGTTACTTTACCCGATGGACAAACATCTAAACGGGAATTGATTAAGCATCCAGGCGCCGTAGCTGTTATCGCATTAACGGATGAAGGAAAGATCGTGTTTGTAGAACAGTATCGTAAGGCACTAGAGAAGAGTATTTTAGAAATACCGGCCGGAAAGCTGGAAGAGGGCGAGAAGCCTGAAATTACTGCACTCCGAGAACTGGAAGAAGAAACAGGCTACACAACAGACCAACTCAAGCTCATTACATCGTTCTATACATCTCCGGGATTTGCTGATGAACTCGTCCATCTGTACTTTACCGATCGAGTTAAGCCGTTAGAAAAAGCAGTGGATATGGATGAGGATGAATTTGTAGAAGTGCGTGAATTAACTTTAGAAGAGGCAGAGCAGCTTTCTGTAGAGCAACGAATTCACGATGCCAAGACGGCCTATGCTCTACTCTATTTAAAATTGCGAGAGGAAAATAGATGA
- a CDS encoding aldo/keto reductase, with amino-acid sequence MNKRKVGSSDLYVSELSLGCMSLGKEKEKAKSIIDRALEAGINYLDTADLYDFGRNEEIVGEAIQGRREDLIIGTKAGNRFSQGEEGWSWDPSKAHIKTAVKDSLKRLGTDYIDLYQLHGGTIDDPIDETIEAFEELKQDGLIREYGISSIRPNVIREYVEKSSIVSVMMQYNALDRRPEEEVLDLLKDNQISILARGPLAKGMLTSKGRQVAQNKAKDGFLDYSYEEILAITEKWQSFESDARSASALALEYTLQKETVASAVFGASSLKQLNDNLSYLEADPLPKHLYDDIQSLTKAVTYDKHR; translated from the coding sequence ATGAATAAACGCAAGGTAGGTTCATCAGATTTATATGTATCTGAACTAAGCTTAGGCTGCATGTCTCTCGGCAAGGAGAAGGAGAAAGCCAAATCCATCATTGACCGTGCTCTCGAAGCTGGAATCAATTATTTAGATACAGCTGATCTTTATGATTTTGGAAGAAATGAAGAGATTGTTGGAGAGGCCATTCAAGGTCGTCGAGAGGATCTAATCATTGGTACGAAGGCAGGAAATAGATTCAGCCAAGGAGAAGAAGGATGGTCATGGGATCCCTCTAAAGCTCATATCAAAACAGCTGTAAAAGACAGTCTGAAGCGTTTAGGGACAGATTATATAGACTTATACCAGCTACACGGCGGAACGATTGATGATCCAATTGATGAAACGATCGAAGCCTTTGAAGAGCTGAAGCAAGACGGATTGATCCGAGAATATGGAATATCATCCATCCGACCAAATGTCATTCGAGAGTATGTTGAAAAATCAAGCATAGTCAGCGTTATGATGCAATACAATGCACTAGACAGAAGACCTGAAGAAGAAGTCCTCGATTTACTCAAGGACAATCAAATCAGCATTTTGGCACGCGGTCCACTCGCGAAAGGAATGCTGACTTCTAAAGGCCGCCAAGTCGCGCAAAACAAAGCTAAGGACGGGTTTCTTGATTATAGCTATGAAGAAATATTAGCTATTACGGAAAAGTGGCAATCATTTGAAAGCGACGCACGATCTGCTTCCGCTCTAGCGCTAGAATACACTCTCCAAAAAGAAACAGTGGCATCAGCTGTGTTTGGAGCGAGCTCCCTTAAACAGTTAAACGATAATTTGAGCTACCTCGAGGCTGACCCGTTGCCTAAACACTTATACGATGACATTCAATCTCTAACAAAAGCAGTCACGTATGATAAACATCGATAA
- a CDS encoding YqkE family protein: MSKKSKNEGSLSEQLNKDMVEKLRSKKSELKHQEEERQKQQRRQRMEERERKEANKSFEELLNESDLDWKSFKK, from the coding sequence ATGAGCAAAAAATCCAAGAATGAAGGTTCTTTGAGTGAACAACTCAACAAAGACATGGTTGAGAAGCTTCGATCTAAAAAGTCAGAGCTGAAGCACCAAGAAGAGGAGAGGCAGAAACAGCAACGACGGCAAAGAATGGAAGAGAGAGAACGGAAAGAAGCGAACAAAAGTTTTGAAGAGTTGTTAAATGAAAGTGATTTAGACTGGAAGTCATTCAAGAAATAA
- a CDS encoding iron-sulfur cluster biosynthesis family protein produces MKLTITDVAKEQLELLKDESHSYLRLFYDTEGLGCGVNGQPTIRLTDKMFEDTDETVENIDYKVIIDRQQTTFFKPDMKLDFVKGSFRLTSPNGVLNPIIPTGTIKNEVPL; encoded by the coding sequence ATGAAATTAACAATTACTGACGTTGCAAAAGAACAGTTGGAACTGCTAAAAGATGAAAGTCATTCTTATCTTCGCTTATTTTACGATACAGAGGGATTGGGCTGTGGAGTAAACGGTCAGCCAACGATCAGGTTGACAGATAAAATGTTTGAAGATACCGATGAAACGGTTGAAAACATTGATTATAAGGTTATCATTGACCGTCAGCAGACTACTTTTTTTAAACCGGATATGAAGTTAGATTTTGTCAAAGGTTCCTTTCGTCTTACCAGTCCTAATGGTGTATTAAACCCGATTATTCCCACTGGAACGATTAAGAATGAGGTGCCATTATGA